The following DNA comes from Picosynechococcus sp. PCC 7003.
ATTAGGTTCTGAACCGGAGGATATGTGTGGCCGCGATTGGAATCCCCTGGGGGGGGATTTTGGCGATCCGGATTTTGCCCAGGCTTTGGCGATCGCCCGCCGTCAAAACAAGAGAATTCCCCTAGTCACCTTTGGCCACATGCACCACAGCCTCCGCCACCGCAAAGATCGTCTGCGTACCCAATGCCAATTTTCAGACGAAACCCTCTATTTCAATGCCGCCCGCGTCCCCCGCATCCAAACCTATAAAAACGGCGATCGCCTCCATAGTTTTTCTGTGATTACCCTCACCCAAGGCCGCCCAAGCAAAGCCGAACTGGTGTGGGTCAATCCAATCAGCCAGCAGCAAACGAGGGAAACCATCTGGTCACAGCCCCTCAGCTCTCTTCCGTAATCTCGACCACGTTGCCGTCTGGATCTTGCAAAAATAAGGCCCGTCGTCCCGATGCGCTCATCTCATAGGGATAATTTTCGCTATCCAACTGCGATCGCACTGCATCAAGGTCTTTTACGCCGAAAGCAATGTGGGGATTTCTGCCCAACTTCTCTGGATTGGGTAATTTCGCCTGGAACGTCGGGTCTTCAATCAGATGAACTTGCATCTGTGGTAGCTGGTACCAAACGCCACCATATTTAAAAGGTCGTTCTACCTTGGGCAGCCCCAGCAGTCGATCATAAAAGGCCACCGCCTGTTGCACATCTGCCACCAAGATAGCTGTGTGTAAACAACGGGTCACTTGAATCTGAGGCGTTACCATACTGACTTTTTGCTCGATGCTTGGTTTGATTTGTCGTGCTTCCTAAATCCAAATGGAGAAAATCCCCTAGGAATCCGTGGTTGCAAAATTAATCCAGCCTTCAATTTTAGGGCCGAGGCGAAACAACAGAGATTGGGCTAGCCCTAAATGATCAGCCCCTAACAACAGCATCATCGCCTGGGCTTTTACGATCAGCAGTTGTGTGGGGCAGGCTGCAAAATCTAGGGTCAAGACTGTTGATTCCCCCCAAACTTCTCGATAAATTTCGCACTGACTGGGGAGCAGGGCCGTAAGCTGACGAAAACGTTCTAAAGCTTCTTTTTCAAAGGCAGCACTGCTACCTTGGGTCGAAAAAGGTTGGTGGTTCATAGTGGGATTGTCGTTGGTGACAAAACGCTGGCTTCTTCTTTTACCTTAAAGGGTTGTTTTGGGGCTGTGGGGGCAGGCGTTAGAATTTTTATCTTTGTGAATCGAGCATGACAATATATGAAGAAATATCCCGGTCTTTCTGCTGGGCCTGGAGAAAAATCTTAAATTTGGAGGGGGTTTGGGAAAATAACGTAAGATCGAAATACCGTTTTATTACTACGGTCAATATTTTTCTGGGGAACCTCAATGGTTGAGTTTAATCGACTGGTCAAAAAGGGAATTGATCGCAGTGTGCGGCGGGGTGTCCTCAATCAAATCCGCCACGGCCT
Coding sequences within:
- a CDS encoding VOC family protein; this translates as MQVTRCLHTAILVADVQQAVAFYDRLLGLPKVERPFKYGGVWYQLPQMQVHLIEDPTFQAKLPNPEKLGRNPHIAFGVKDLDAVRSQLDSENYPYEMSASGRRALFLQDPDGNVVEITEES